The following coding sequences are from one Bacteroidales bacterium window:
- the nadB gene encoding L-aspartate oxidase, whose product MKFDYLVLGSGIAGLAFALKAAQKGSVCIVTKKTLEDTNTRYAQGGIAAVTYNPDNFEKHVKDTLVAGAGLCNETVVRMVVSEAPKRIEDLIQWGIQFDKDTQGRFHLVREGGHSEYRILHYKDKTGDEIQRVLSARVRENKNITVLENHFAIDLITQHHLGIEVKRGMPNIECYGVYVHDLKQNKIFTILSKITLIATGGIGNIYSTTTNPSIATGDGIAMLYRAKGYCENMEFIQFHPTAFYLPSERPAFLITEALRGFGAKLKTIDGYYFMKDFDSREELAPRDIVARAIDYILKKTGDEYVFLDASHLNKNELIEHFPTIYAKCLKRNIDITREPIPVTPAAHYLCGGIKVNMNAQTSIQHLYAAGECASTGLHGANRLASNSLIEAIVFAHKAYEDSLNHIDYINYQTNVPQWNDKGTTHPKEMILITHTLKELQQLMTNYVGIVRSNERLKRAFERLKMLHNETEILYKTTKISPQLCELRNSINVAYLIIRAAMDRKESIGLHYNIDFPS is encoded by the coding sequence ATGAAATTCGACTATTTAGTTTTAGGCTCAGGAATAGCAGGATTAGCTTTTGCACTAAAAGCAGCTCAAAAAGGAAGTGTTTGCATTGTTACAAAAAAAACACTCGAAGATACCAATACCCGTTACGCTCAGGGTGGTATAGCAGCAGTTACCTATAATCCCGATAACTTTGAAAAACACGTAAAAGACACCCTTGTTGCAGGCGCCGGTTTATGCAACGAAACTGTTGTAAGAATGGTTGTTAGCGAAGCACCCAAACGAATAGAGGACCTTATTCAATGGGGCATACAATTCGATAAAGATACCCAAGGGCGTTTTCATCTTGTTCGCGAAGGAGGACATAGTGAATACAGAATACTACATTACAAAGATAAAACCGGCGACGAAATTCAACGTGTATTGTCAGCAAGAGTTCGCGAAAACAAAAATATTACTGTACTCGAAAATCATTTTGCCATCGATTTAATAACACAACATCATTTAGGAATAGAAGTTAAACGTGGTATGCCCAATATTGAATGTTATGGCGTTTACGTTCACGATTTAAAACAAAACAAAATTTTTACCATTCTATCCAAAATAACACTCATAGCAACAGGTGGAATTGGCAATATTTATTCAACAACTACAAACCCAAGCATTGCTACTGGCGATGGCATTGCCATGCTTTATAGAGCCAAAGGCTATTGCGAAAATATGGAATTTATACAATTTCACCCTACCGCTTTTTATTTACCATCCGAACGACCAGCATTTCTAATAACTGAAGCATTAAGAGGATTTGGAGCTAAACTCAAAACCATCGATGGGTATTATTTTATGAAAGATTTCGATAGTCGCGAAGAACTTGCTCCCCGCGATATTGTGGCAAGAGCCATCGATTATATTTTAAAAAAAACCGGCGATGAATACGTTTTTTTAGATGCCTCACATTTAAATAAAAACGAACTTATTGAACATTTTCCAACAATTTACGCAAAATGTTTAAAACGCAATATCGACATAACACGCGAACCCATACCTGTAACACCTGCTGCACACTATTTATGCGGAGGAATAAAAGTTAATATGAATGCACAAACGAGCATACAACATCTTTATGCTGCCGGCGAATGCGCTTCTACCGGACTTCATGGTGCCAACAGGCTCGCTTCTAACTCACTCATTGAAGCTATTGTATTTGCTCACAAAGCTTACGAAGATTCATTAAACCATATCGATTATATTAACTATCAAACAAATGTACCCCAATGGAACGATAAAGGCACCACCCACCCAAAAGAAATGATATTAATAACACATACACTAAAAGAATTGCAACAATTAATGACTAATTATGTCGGAATTGTTCGCTCTAATGAACGACTAAAACGCGCTTTCGAAAGATTAAAAATGCTACATAACGAAACAGAAATACTCTATAAAACTACAAAAATTTCACCTCAGTTATGCGAATTACGTAATTCTATTAATGTTGCTTATCTTATTATAAGAGCCGCCATGGATAGAAAAGAAAGCATTGGCCTACATTACAATATTGATTTCCCATCATAG
- a CDS encoding phospho-sugar mutase, with the protein MNTERYQIALSKAEKWLQSNLMDAESKEAIKQMLNNPDELIEAFYENLEFGTGGLRGIMGIGTNRMNIYIVQMATQGLCNYLLKAFPNEPKKIAISYDSRNNSKLFAHTTANVCASNGFEVFIFDDIRPTPELSYAVRKLNCVSGIMITASHNPKEYNGYKAYGNDGGQFIAPHDKNIINEVKAIQSFEEVKINLHQDNIHILNSSFDELYFNEVTQLCLQPEIIKKHNNLSFVYTPLHGTGIKLVPEALKRMGFTNIQIVKEQAIIDGNFPTVKSPNPEEKSALEMAISKAQKINADLVFATDPDADRVGIAVKNSKNEFILLNGNQTASLLTYYILEQWEKLGKLKGNEYIVKTIVTTELLVKIAQKYQVEVFDVLTGFKYIAEIIRLNEGKKTYICGGEESYGFLIGDYVRDKDAVSACMLIAEVAAWAKEQNKTLWDILMDIYKEFGLYKEALISITKKGLNGQEEIKNMMNNFRNHPPKKLANSNIIKIKDYLEQKEIEVFTNKVTPISLPKSDVLQFITEDETIISIRPSGTEPKIKFYIGTKATINTNYEIANQLLDQKIALIKQDLNL; encoded by the coding sequence ATGAATACCGAAAGATACCAAATTGCATTATCTAAAGCCGAAAAATGGCTTCAAAGTAATTTAATGGATGCCGAATCAAAAGAAGCCATTAAACAAATGCTCAATAATCCAGACGAACTCATTGAAGCGTTTTACGAAAATCTTGAATTTGGAACAGGTGGTCTTAGAGGTATTATGGGCATTGGTACAAACCGCATGAATATATACATTGTTCAAATGGCTACACAAGGGTTGTGTAACTACCTTTTAAAAGCCTTTCCTAACGAACCTAAAAAAATTGCCATTTCTTACGATAGCCGAAACAACAGCAAGTTATTTGCACACACTACTGCCAATGTATGTGCATCGAATGGTTTTGAAGTTTTTATTTTCGATGATATCCGTCCAACACCAGAATTATCGTATGCAGTTCGAAAATTGAATTGCGTTTCAGGTATCATGATTACAGCTTCGCACAACCCCAAAGAATATAACGGATACAAAGCATACGGAAATGATGGAGGACAATTTATTGCCCCCCACGACAAAAATATAATCAACGAAGTTAAAGCTATTCAATCATTTGAAGAAGTTAAAATAAATCTACATCAAGATAATATTCATATTTTAAATTCATCGTTCGATGAACTTTATTTTAATGAAGTTACGCAATTATGCTTACAACCAGAAATCATCAAAAAACACAATAATTTGTCTTTTGTATATACCCCCTTGCATGGTACCGGAATCAAACTTGTTCCTGAAGCATTAAAAAGAATGGGCTTTACCAATATTCAAATTGTAAAAGAGCAAGCAATCATAGATGGTAACTTTCCAACCGTAAAAAGTCCTAACCCCGAAGAAAAATCAGCACTTGAAATGGCAATATCAAAAGCACAAAAGATAAATGCCGATCTTGTTTTTGCTACCGACCCAGACGCCGATAGAGTAGGCATAGCGGTTAAAAATTCGAAAAACGAATTTATCTTACTAAACGGAAATCAAACAGCTTCTTTACTTACTTATTATATTTTAGAGCAGTGGGAAAAATTAGGGAAATTAAAAGGTAATGAATACATTGTAAAAACCATTGTTACAACTGAATTGCTGGTTAAAATCGCTCAAAAATATCAGGTCGAAGTATTCGACGTTTTAACTGGTTTTAAATACATTGCAGAAATTATTCGCTTAAACGAGGGTAAAAAAACATACATCTGTGGAGGCGAAGAAAGTTATGGTTTTTTAATTGGCGACTACGTTCGCGATAAAGATGCAGTTTCGGCATGCATGCTTATTGCAGAAGTCGCAGCATGGGCAAAAGAACAAAATAAAACCTTATGGGATATCCTCATGGATATTTATAAAGAATTTGGCTTATACAAAGAAGCATTGATTTCTATAACAAAAAAAGGATTAAACGGACAAGAAGAAATAAAAAACATGATGAATAACTTTCGCAATCACCCCCCAAAAAAATTAGCCAATTCCAACATTATTAAAATAAAAGATTATTTAGAACAAAAAGAAATAGAAGTTTTTACAAATAAAGTAACCCCTATTTCATTACCTAAATCAGACGTTTTACAATTTATTACAGAAGACGAAACAATAATCTCCATTCGTCCCAGTGGCACAGAACCTAAAATTAAATTTTATATTGGTACTAAAGCTACCATAAATACTAACTACGAAATTGCCAACCAATTACTCGACCAAAAAATTGCTCTAATAAAACAAGATTTAAACCTATAA